One window of Dinoroseobacter shibae DFL 12 = DSM 16493 genomic DNA carries:
- a CDS encoding TrkA C-terminal domain-containing protein yields MTLPETFPAGKVSGLDLPDDTRPVARIRDGVEALADPETELCPGDCLLLAGTPEALETAAKALKDA; encoded by the coding sequence GTGACCCTGCCCGAAACCTTCCCCGCGGGGAAGGTTTCCGGGCTGGACCTGCCTGACGACACCCGCCCCGTGGCCCGGATCCGCGACGGGGTCGAAGCCCTAGCCGATCCCGAGACAGAGCTTTGTCCGGGCGATTGCCTGCTGCTCGCCGGCACGCCCGAGGCGCTGGAGACCGCCGCCAAGGCCCTGAAAGACGCCTGA
- a CDS encoding DUF7218 family protein, whose protein sequence is MGDHGPQIKDDDTYEALRDDGASKAKAARIANAQASDTQNPASKGGSAPPYEEWTKSELYDRAKELDIQGRSDMSKADLIDALRNQ, encoded by the coding sequence ATGGGCGACCACGGCCCCCAGATCAAGGATGACGACACCTACGAGGCCCTGCGCGACGACGGTGCCTCCAAGGCGAAGGCCGCCCGGATCGCCAATGCACAGGCCTCCGACACCCAAAACCCCGCGTCCAAAGGCGGGTCCGCCCCACCCTATGAAGAGTGGACCAAATCGGAGCTCTACGACCGCGCAAAGGAACTCGACATCCAGGGCCGGTCCGACATGAGCAAGGCGGACCTCATCGACGCTCTGCGCAACCAGTGA
- a CDS encoding DUF2945 domain-containing protein: MAFQTGQQVAWDWGNGTAEGKITQIYTETVTRTLKGSEVTRHGSDDTPALLIEQEDGDQVLKSCTEVRPA; the protein is encoded by the coding sequence ATGGCGTTTCAAACCGGACAACAGGTCGCCTGGGATTGGGGCAACGGCACCGCCGAGGGCAAGATCACCCAGATCTATACCGAAACGGTGACCAGGACCCTCAAGGGCTCGGAGGTCACCCGCCACGGCAGCGACGACACCCCTGCCCTGCTGATCGAACAGGAAGATGGCGACCAGGTGCTCAAGAGCTGCACCGAAGTGCGCCCCGCCTGA
- a CDS encoding PLD nuclease N-terminal domain-containing protein codes for MDIEITGIGGFILLVLNIWAFVSIISSNATTGRKVIWCLLVLILPLIGFLIWLFAGPRGARHTA; via the coding sequence ATGGATATTGAAATCACCGGCATCGGAGGCTTCATCCTCCTCGTTCTCAACATCTGGGCGTTCGTGTCGATCATCTCGTCCAACGCCACCACCGGCCGCAAGGTGATCTGGTGCCTGCTGGTGCTGATCCTGCCGCTGATCGGCTTCCTGATCTGGCTGTTCGCCGGGCCAAGGGGGGCGCGGCATACCGCCTGA